A single genomic interval of Plodia interpunctella isolate USDA-ARS_2022_Savannah chromosome 16, ilPloInte3.2, whole genome shotgun sequence harbors:
- the LOC128676747 gene encoding uncharacterized protein LOC128676747 isoform X1, whose translation MGYKLLILLGLLFGVLYSLHLLAKDYQALTAASKILKFLFKRDVSSQNYTLKPNVRWRKILLYDATQCARFFYCSLGADTMDAELRGFTFMLTLEPREEDKSALEIMKRAHEIGSASGEPACKYHYPICPVSKHMLFELVKYLVRHEK comes from the exons ATGGGATACAA ACTCCTCATCTTATTGGGTCTATTGTTTGGTGTTCTGTACTCGCTACATCTCCTAGCCAAAGACTACCAAGCATTGACTGCAGCCAGCAAAATTCTAAAGTTTCTCTTCAAACGAGATGTCAGCTCGCAAAACTACACATTA AAACCTAACGTGCGATGGAGAAAGATATTGTTATACGACGCGACACAATGTGCCCGATTTTTTTACTGCAGCCTTGGAGCAGACACAATGGACGCAGAACTAAGGGGGTTCACCTTTATGCTCAC ATTAGAACCTCGGGAAGAAGACAAGTCAGCTCTAGAAATAATGAAGCGAGCTCATGAAATCGGAAGTGCGTCCGGTGAACCTGCGTGCAAATACCACTATCCTATTTGTCCAGTCAGCAAACATATGTTATTTGAACTTGTTAAATATCTTGTAAGACATGAAAAGTga
- the LOC128676747 gene encoding uncharacterized protein LOC128676747 isoform X2: MRLLILLGLLFGVLYSLHLLAKDYQALTAASKILKFLFKRDVSSQNYTLKPNVRWRKILLYDATQCARFFYCSLGADTMDAELRGFTFMLTLEPREEDKSALEIMKRAHEIGSASGEPACKYHYPICPVSKHMLFELVKYLVRHEK, encoded by the exons ATGAG ACTCCTCATCTTATTGGGTCTATTGTTTGGTGTTCTGTACTCGCTACATCTCCTAGCCAAAGACTACCAAGCATTGACTGCAGCCAGCAAAATTCTAAAGTTTCTCTTCAAACGAGATGTCAGCTCGCAAAACTACACATTA AAACCTAACGTGCGATGGAGAAAGATATTGTTATACGACGCGACACAATGTGCCCGATTTTTTTACTGCAGCCTTGGAGCAGACACAATGGACGCAGAACTAAGGGGGTTCACCTTTATGCTCAC ATTAGAACCTCGGGAAGAAGACAAGTCAGCTCTAGAAATAATGAAGCGAGCTCATGAAATCGGAAGTGCGTCCGGTGAACCTGCGTGCAAATACCACTATCCTATTTGTCCAGTCAGCAAACATATGTTATTTGAACTTGTTAAATATCTTGTAAGACATGAAAAGTga